The DNA segment GCCATTGGAGCTGATCTTTCCACAGTTTCTGGTGCTTTGACCGCACCGTTTGACCTTTTTAATCGAATTATCGGACGCTTCAGAAACTTGAGTTGCCACCTTTTCGGTTTAACTTGACCCAAAAGCTTCATCTGTTCCCTTTTGAATTTACGATTTGCATACCATCTACCGCCTCTCCAACCCAACCCGTACCTGcaattataaaaagttttataaGATTAGGAGTGGCACTCATAGTTGTTAACGGagaatagcgataaatagcggacggctattttataaatagcgatacactggaaaaaaaaaatatttttatatgtatattatatcaaaataccctggtatatgctattttacatgtatttaacaaaaacctatgatccagctattttatagctatatttaatggctgtttatatttaaaaaaacaaaaagagtaaattacgattttggtccctgtggttatatcacttttacccttttaacccaaaaaagaatttttaacatttgagcccccaacgtctttttttctaacccttttggcccctaacactaacttCATCCACTAAATGtcaggggccaaaagggttagaaaaaaaagacgttgggggcttagatgttaaaaaattcatttttgggctaaaagggtaatattgatataaccacaggggccaaaatcgtaatttactcaaacaaaaaaaataaggTGTCACTATCCATCGCTACAACCATAATAGCGACACATTATCATGAAACGGTTGAATTTGGGTCGTATTTGTTTGATCAAGGATGATACTAGTAAACTATATAAAAGTAGCCGAATTCGAATGCTTACAACTACACTACCCAAACCATATTATTAGTTTGATAATATAGTTTCTTCAAaattatatttaataaataatacaTTGATTGTTATCAAAATTCAAGAAAAATAAACAAAGAGTGTTGACGTATCATCGGATGGCCCAACCCGACCCGTTTTGATCAGGTACACAACCCACCCATTTTGACGCAGTGGCGCTCCGATGTGTTATGATCCAATGACGACGAGTTATGCACGCATCACGTATGCGAGGCGTTCgttaaaaaaatactaaaaaattaTTTTGGCAACTTTTATgcaattaataaataaaagtttaaagaACAAAGATTTACAAACCCGACAATTAGTGACACCCCGCCAGTGGCAATACAGGCTGCAGCGTTAGTATTACCAGAACCAACCAACTTCATGAACTCCTTACCTTCGATATCGTAATTTTTTCTCATCTGCAAGAAAGTTCATAAATGACATATTGAAATAAGTTCATCAAACAAACATATTATAAAGCGAAGGCAAATCTTAGAATCAATTAATGCTATTTTTATGTCGGTTTTGCAATGAAACAGAACAAGGATACGAGTCGactgatgtaaaacttacctcgaaacggtgttCCAAACGATGCTTCAGTTCGGATGTTTAACTTCcgattaacaaaaatcaagccgtttggagcaccgtttcgaggtaagttttacatcaatcgactcgtatcctcggtctgatcaaaagccctaaaacatcagcTAGATTTTCGGAAAACAAACTTAACTCCGTCAAGCTTCTTTTAACGGACGTCCagtgagaaaaaaaaaatttaaggtGGGACTGCTATTGGCCAACGAcctctaggtgggattattaaaatccaatttctCCTATAAAAATGGggaaaaaaaagtaaaacaaatgAAAATACATCAAAAGGTTTAGAAGAAGGGTGAATACTAACAGCATTTTCAATTGACTCGAGCCTCCGTTCAACTTTTGTCTCGTGAAGGTGGCGTAACGTATATCCTGCACAACTTCCATATATTAATTTTCATTTGAgattaaaaaaatatcaaaacGAAGATGACAGTTTCTTCTTTtgcttattattttttttctcgCCGTAGCACAAAGGGCTCCCTTAGTCCCTTGCACATTCTCTTGTTCATATTGCAAGTCTTACACATAGTTATTAATAGCGAGCATAGCGCccgctatagcgaatagcgtagcgTAGCGCTCATGTGTCGCTATATAGCTGGTCGCGACAAATAGCGGTAAATAGCGagatttttgtaaaatttttagctttttttatattttttttggtaaaatatacataaaaaattttctgaaaatttcttctAGTGTATCACTAAACATGAAATAGCGCCCAATATTTaatcgctatcgctacgtagcatTTAGGTAGCTTGTCGCTGTCGTCCGCtattcgctattgacaactatggtcTTACACTATAATCTTGAGGAAGAAAAGTTCAATATTTTCATATTGTCTCATGTGGTCGCATTCAATGATACGCTCTCTCTTTAACTATATTCACACAAATCGAATATACGCGTAGCATATAGACAACCTTTGCTAAATCGGTACTCAAACATGATGGTTAATGACAATTTTATCTATAATTTTACAAAGCAAAAACCACCAAGGTTGGATTATGGTAAATTTACATTGCCACCCATCAAATCAAATATTTGATTAACAAAATGACTATATGATGATATGTTGTTGTTGTCCCACTTTTTGCATCTCGTTTTTGTCGCACATCGGGTTTAAGTATACATCATAACGTACACACCATGTTGTATATTAAAACCCGATAATTCAGGTGTGACAAAGTGAAGACAGATGATCCTAGCTCCTAAACGAGGAGTCTAGCTATTTCAAAATACTCCACAGTAAGTTATCTAGTAAATGATGGCAATGGGACCCGTATTGCCAATCTCAagggctgtttgtttagctcttaatggggctcttaatggttcagacctcttactggttcaacacttaatggttcagactgtttgtttcgcgagcagatgtctgaatgattcaaacatttgcctctgaatggttaagcattatactgagtctgaatggttaagacctcttatctgAATTGGTTAGACGTTTGCCTCTGAACctgggttttaaaaagcgcgcctgAGGCGCGCCTAGGCGCGAGGCGCACGTCTCAGCGCCTCAGGTCCTAAGGCGCTTTTACCACAAAGAGCAAGAAAAGTgcattttttgggttttttgagGTCCGAGGCGCGCGCCTTATGTATTGTGGgtgtttttatgttgtttttatgCATGAAAGTGTTGGACAATAGGTTTTTTGGCTTGTACATGTAGGTAAAATCATATATAAACCTTAGTTACAACTATATTTTGGATCCGGGATGCTAGAAACCTATGAGATATattataaaaatttatataatcttcTTGCGCCTCGAgtacgaaaagcccaccgcttCGCGCCTCAtttttagacctcgtcgcttttgtgcgcctctcgctttttaaaaccaagctctgaacagttaagcattatattggctcttaatggtttagacctgtTACCGGTTCAGCAcgtaatggttcagacctcttactggttcaacacttaccCATTCAGAAGTTATCAAACAACCCCTCAGTCCCATACCCGATTCTAAAACTATGTTTCATACCAAGCCCAATACCCGCCGGGCATCCGGTATACCCATTAGCTTGTTAAAAACCATCCAGATCAAGTAATTTTCAATACAAAATATCAAAAACCCTAATGACAATTAACATATACAGATCAAGTAGGCTAACATACCAACCCAAGCAGTGCCAACAGATGCAATTGAAGTTAATATCGTAAACACAACTTTATGCCTCTCAAATGTctcctacaaaaaaaaaaaaaaaaaaaaaaaaaaaaaaaacccaaatcagTAATCAATCagaaattaaaaaagaaaataaaaacccAGATCAAAGGAAACACCTTGGTTGATAAAAAAGTATCTTCAACGGCTGAGAATGAATTTGAAACTTTCTTTCTGATCTGAGGAACGGAGAACTGCGTTAAAACAGAGGAGCCCCGTTTGAAACCCTGCATAGTGATTTACACTATCCAATTTTAGGGTTTCAGTAGGATATTTGAGGTTTTGGGTTTTGATCTTGAGGGTTTTTCGATTTTTGCTTCCGGAAATTTCGTTCTTTCTGATGTAAAACGgggttttgatttttcaaatttatttatttgattatCGTGTTACCAGGTGTATCGGGCAGTTTATAACCGAGTGTATTGGATGGTTTAACTGGGTTAACTGGTCTGTctaaaccggtttttaaaacgtTGAGTTTACTCCTACTCACTTTTAGTGTGTCAAATTAATCGTAATCGAGATCGTGTTTATTAAATCTTAATCACGTTTTTGACCTGGTCTTAAGAATAGAGTGAATGTTAGCTTACTCTTACTCGTCTCTAAACTACACCAAATTCATTATAATCGAGATTGTTTCATTAAAAAGCTCAAGTCGAATTGAGCATAAGCGAGCCTGAGCATACAATTTAGTTTGTTTAACAAACAAGCTTGAGCCTGTAGCTTCACTTTTGAGGCCGAGCTAGCTCACGATACAAAACGAGTTTGttatttgtttcattttttattttgtatataaaagtATATGTTTATAGTGGTTATTCTTGTTATATATtcaattataaataaatatatattatatataatctaaTTTATAATTTATTCAAAAATAATTGCTCACGAGCCAAGTTCAATTTTTAGATAGAAAGCTCAAAAATAAGTCAAGCTTGAACTCTCATATGTTAAACAAGTTAAGCTCAAGCTTAGACGAGCTGAGAACCCTATTAAGTGTTTGTGATTTTAGTATAATTAAACCATTTTGGTTACTAAATTTACTTAAAACCAAAATGAAATTAGAGCATACATTATTACAAAATTACAAGTGTTTGTAATTTTAGTATAACTAGAAAAGTAACCTGCCGTGATGCGGCGGGGGGCtagatttatataaaaatatggaaCACCACCCGCCGCGTTGCGGTCGGGGGCTTACAAATTAAGACATATAATGTATACAAAGGGTAAACATAAGCCAATCCACGTTGCGGCGGGGATGGTTATATAACACTAAACATTAACCATGAAAAATGTATGACAATACAAACGCCATTGACCTTCAACGTACTTTTATAAAGCTTATTCAGGTCATCATCCGTTGATAATAACTTCTTGAATTGAACATGTTCTTCCATCTACTTTGAGCTACAAATCAAATGTCATTGACCTTCTGCATACTTTTTCACTTTGCCAATAGCTTATATGCCTGCATGAATCTTGATGTTTGAGCCACAAAACAAGAGTTTAATTTAGCAAAAAGATGGAGGATGATCTTAGACATGTAACAATCGACAAAATGCGCTTTGCAAAGCTTTTCTCTGTTTCAGTAGGGTCCTGcaaaccaaaaaaaaacaaaatttacgtcgCATTAATCAACGATGGACCAAATGAAAATATGAGATACTGTAATGCACCTCGATAGAACATGAAAGATATATGTTGCCAACTTCACCATTGGATCCAATAACTTAACTTCAATGCCAGAATCTGAATCCTATAAAACATAAAACCTTGTTGTTTTATATTCCATCAAATATATAatcatatataaattatatatagcTTTTTTTAAACTTACCCGGCTAAGAAAATCAAACAGATCTACCTCACAATACCCAATTAGATGGTTCTTTGACAGTCTATTGGTCTGAAGAAGGATATAAATTCATATTAAAGAATAGTGATATAAATTATGGTCCTACAAGCATACAAATAAAGTTAATATGATAAAACTATTTGGAAGTTGGAACAAACCTCAAAAACAGATACTTTTGCAACATAAGGCCCATTTCTT comes from the Helianthus annuus cultivar XRQ/B chromosome 4, HanXRQr2.0-SUNRISE, whole genome shotgun sequence genome and includes:
- the LOC110938132 gene encoding uncharacterized protein LOC110938132 translates to MQGFKRGSSVLTQFSVPQIRKKVSNSFSAVEDTFLSTKETFERHKVVFTILTSIASVGTAWVGYTLRHLHETKVERRLESIENAMRKNYDIEGKEFMKLVGSGNTNAAACIATGGVSLIVGYGLGWRGGRWYANRKFKREQMKLLGQVKPKRWQLKFLKRPIIRLKRSNGAVKAPETVERSAPMAHNPSEANPA
- the LOC110935336 gene encoding phosphatidylserine decarboxylase proenzyme 2; this encodes MCLLNIFRQEKKFLLERNGPYVAKVSVFETNRLSKNHLIGYCEVDLFDFLSRDSDSGIEVKLLDPMVKLATYIFHVLSRTLLKQRKALQSAFCRLLHV